One Peromyscus leucopus breed LL Stock chromosome 2, UCI_PerLeu_2.1, whole genome shotgun sequence DNA window includes the following coding sequences:
- the LOC114710581 gene encoding gamma-aminobutyric acid receptor-associated protein-like has product MRLRGRVGLKKLTAPVAPPLGRWSQKKRRSEGEKIRKKYPDWVPVIVEKAPKTRIGDLDKKKYLLPSDLTVGQFYFLIRKRIHLRAEDALFFFVNNVIPPTSATMGQLYQEHHEEDFFLYISYSDESVYGL; this is encoded by the exons atgAGACTTCGGGGCCGGGTGGGACTGAAGAAACTTACGGCTCCAGTGGCGCCaccactgggcaggtggtcccaga AGAAGCGCCGCTCTGAGGGCGAGAAAATCCGAAAGAAATACCCAGACTGGGTTCCGGTGATAGTGGAAAAAGCCCCCAAAACTCGGATAGGAGATTTGGACAAAAAGAAAtacctgttgccttctgatcttACAGTTGGTCAATTCTACTTCTTGATCCGGAAGCGAATTCATCTCCGTGCTGAGGAtgccttgtttttctttgtcaacAATGTCATCCCACCCACCAGTGCCACGATGGGTCAGCTGTACCAGGAACACCACGAAGAAGACTTCTTTCTATACATTTCCTACAGTGATGAAAGTGTCTACGGTCTGTGA